Proteins encoded within one genomic window of Argiope bruennichi chromosome 7, qqArgBrue1.1, whole genome shotgun sequence:
- the LOC129975365 gene encoding UPF0739 protein C1orf74 homolog, whose protein sequence is MAFKNKRVARKHLSKILIYLQAVDKQIKPCYLWDLFTADISEIHNYLKEIHSLGLTKSRLNAFSIGDTIFITDIVLLQSYLDNFRLEDIEIVDVSKSNSSPVLLRPDEKLAPISPVLKFVRLLLKDIYKFSSTEQHFEFIDNALDASNTQLNVNLTTLFGFLLGYPVLYWYASQTPDAEFACLSMVPLNIHQVITISKDECELFSFSAPQKFFRETESTVNSWASDLRTRCEISGFYEVQMSRKTVILPTVCM, encoded by the coding sequence atggcatttaaaaataaaagagttgCACGAAAGCATCTTTCTAAAATACTCATCTATTTACAAGCAGTTGACAAACAAATAAAACCTTGTTACTTGTGGGACCTCTTTACAGCTGACATTtctgaaattcataattatttgaaagaaattcattctcTTGGACTCACGAAATCTCGTTTGAACGCATTTTCGATTGGAGAcacaatttttattacagatataGTTCTTCTTCAAAGCTATCTTGATAATTTCCGTTTAGAAGACATTGAAATCGTTGACGTGTCCAAATCAAACTCTTCACCTGTGCTTCTCCGCCCTGATGAAAAGTTGGCGCCCATTTCACCAGTATTAAAATTTGTTCGGTtacttttgaaagatatttacaaattttcctCGACTGAACAGCATTTCGAATTCATTGATAATGCATTAGATGCATCAAATACTCAGTTAAATGTCAATCTAACAACTTTGTTTGGATTTCTCCTTGGCTATCCAGTGCTTTACTGGTATGCATCTCAGACTCCAGATGCAGAATTTGCATGCTTATCAATGGTACCTCTGAATATCCACCAAGTGATAACAATTAGTAAAGATGaatgtgaattattttctttcagtgctCCACAAAAATTTTTCAGAGAAACAGAAAGTACTGTCAATAGTTGGGCTAGTGATTTAAGGACGAGGTGCGAGATTTCTGGATTTTATGAAGTTCAAATGAGTCGAAAAACTGTGATACTACCAACTGTTTGCAtgtaa